The proteins below come from a single Pelosinus sp. IPA-1 genomic window:
- a CDS encoding sulfide/dihydroorotate dehydrogenase-like FAD/NAD-binding protein, with the protein MYKILVKQQLAPSVQLFEVQAPLIAKKAKPGQFVILRVNEEGERIPLTIADFNREKGTITLIFQEVGASTVELGLLNEGEFLLDLVGPLGKATHIEKMGTVVCVGGGIGIAPVYPIARGMKEAGNEVISIIGARSEDILIYEEEMAAVSDELIITTDDGSKGRKALVTQPLKELLDSDKTISLVVAIGPVIMMKFVAETTRPYGVPTVVSLNPIMVDGTGMCGGCRVSVGQENKFACVDGPEFDAHKVDFESLMARQRMYKPHEKQHSEHITGKKEGGCKCHSH; encoded by the coding sequence GTGTATAAAATACTTGTGAAGCAGCAATTAGCGCCTAGTGTGCAACTTTTTGAAGTGCAAGCGCCACTAATTGCAAAAAAGGCAAAACCAGGACAATTTGTAATCTTACGTGTCAATGAAGAAGGGGAAAGAATTCCTTTGACGATTGCTGATTTTAATCGGGAAAAGGGCACGATTACCCTGATTTTCCAAGAGGTGGGTGCCTCCACAGTAGAGTTAGGTCTTTTGAATGAAGGAGAGTTTTTGCTAGATTTAGTTGGTCCTTTAGGCAAAGCAACTCACATTGAAAAAATGGGTACTGTTGTCTGTGTAGGCGGCGGTATTGGTATCGCGCCAGTGTATCCAATCGCTCGTGGCATGAAAGAAGCAGGAAATGAAGTCATTTCCATTATTGGTGCTCGCTCCGAAGACATATTAATCTATGAAGAAGAAATGGCAGCAGTAAGTGATGAATTGATCATTACAACAGATGATGGCTCCAAAGGACGCAAGGCTTTAGTCACCCAACCTTTAAAAGAATTACTAGATTCAGATAAAACAATTAGCTTAGTTGTAGCTATTGGTCCTGTAATTATGATGAAATTCGTTGCAGAAACAACAAGACCATATGGCGTGCCTACGGTAGTTAGTCTAAATCCTATTATGGTCGATGGAACGGGTATGTGTGGTGGTTGTCGCGTATCAGTTGGGCAAGAAAATAAGTTTGCCTGCGTAGATGGCCCTGAATTTGATGCTCACAAAGTAGATTTTGAAAGCTTAATGGCGCGTCAGCGTATGTACAAACCTCATGAAAAACAGCATAGTGAACATATTACTGGTAAGAAAGAGGGGGGCTGTAAATGTCACTCTCATTAA